The Dethiosulfovibrio peptidovorans DSM 11002 nucleotide sequence GACAATCCCTATGGCAGGACGGCACGAACTACATAGGAGACGACAGACCTTCCAGAGTAGGGGATATCGTCATGGTCGAGGTCGACGAGAGAACGGATACCGAGGACGAGGCCAAGACTGAGACCACCAAAGAGGGTGGGGCTAACGTAAGCGAGGGAACCGGTATATTGGACTTCATCAAGGGGCTGAGCCTTACGTCCAGCACGACCAGCACAGGAGACGGATCCTCTGAGAGAAGCTACAGGACCAGGGCCAAGGTCACCTGCGTCGTGACGGAAGTGCTCCCGAACGGCAACCTGGTCATAGAGGGCACCAGAGATCTCCAGACCCACGGCGAAACCCTGAAAATGAGGTTCAGAGGGGCCATCAGGCCTCAGGACGTCGACGGAGATAACACTATCTCCAGCGAGAGAGTCGCTAACGTGGATCTTATAGTCGACGGCAAGGGCACCCTTACCAGGCTGCAAAAGCCCGGCATATTGACCCAGATCCTGCAGGCAATTTTCTAGGAGGTCCCGGTGTAGATGAAGATAATAAAAGCGATCCTTTTGTCCGTTGCTGTTTCTCTTTCCGTGGCCGGACTGAGTCTCGGTGCCCCTATAAGTCCGGAGGTACGAATAAAAGACCTGGCCGATATCGAAGGGGTCAGAAGCAACCAGCTTTCCGGGGTCGGTGTTGTTATGGGACTTCAGGGGACGGGGGACAAGTCGGACATGTCCATACAGGTTCTTCGTAACCTCATGCGTCGC carries:
- a CDS encoding flagellar basal body L-ring protein FlgH; translated protein: MKSLTIVMLAVCLASTPISCASGQSLWQDGTNYIGDDRPSRVGDIVMVEVDERTDTEDEAKTETTKEGGANVSEGTGILDFIKGLSLTSSTTSTGDGSSERSYRTRAKVTCVVTEVLPNGNLVIEGTRDLQTHGETLKMRFRGAIRPQDVDGDNTISSERVANVDLIVDGKGTLTRLQKPGILTQILQAIF